From Malaya genurostris strain Urasoe2022 chromosome 2, Malgen_1.1, whole genome shotgun sequence:
TTGACGCCAATAGGTGGTGTGAAACAAGCTTACacgcagatttaaaaaaatagaaagTAACCTGACTTGagaataatgttcttaagtGGAATATATTTAACTCTTACTGTATTacgcattaaacagctactaaatGCTAGTCCAATAAAATCTACGTGAAGAATAggatggaaaatattcacagaacttttcacgtaactatgatatGACTATTTTTTGGagtgcactcaaaataataatcatgttatacactcaaaataataatcatgttatagttacgtgaaaagttatgtgaatattttccaccctacttttcacatagattttaatggactggcatttaaaagctgtttaatgcataatctagtaaaagttacgtgtttcataggtagaaTGTAATGTATTGTTCATATcccatttacctatcagttcatatcaaatttagacaccagagaattactattttatatattggttgaagtcaaaagggagatttcagatgtttatataaatctatgaaatgaaaaataccatgaaaaataaaacatttatttcagaaaattagcatataatttcaatagcttaaaaagaaactaataacgtcgtggtatctcaaatcgacaagcctccaaaaatcgtttttgttgtcactgccattcaACCGAAGCCGCAGTCGAGAgtcgagaactcccacaacacatcCGGTGCAGGttaaagtcgcattacatggttccagtatcTCTAGCTGCATACCGATTTCGAACTCGATTTTCAgtggaccaacggcctgtttcggcaggagcgggcaaacttccggactcacacaggcactcggtccagttgaacacatgaaaACTtttatactggaatggtccggacgATGTAGTCAAAAACTGTAACTaattaacatttttctcaaatatttacactacttacactttagccccgttcgccattttcaaaatcgagtttttcacactggaaattcacgtagattgtttgacgtttggtcaattcacgtaaactttATGTGAtgattctattcattttaggggatgttcgtataacattcattttcgtcacgtaaaatattcaatttgacatttgaaaccattctacgtgatttttcaagtgaatcgaacgtgaatttttatttgagtgtagttacgtgaaaagttatgtgaatattttccaccctacttttcacgtaggttttaatggactggcatttaaaagctgtttaatgcctaatccagtaagagttacgtgtttcataggtaaaatgtaatgtactgttcatatcacatttagctatcagttcatatcatatttagataccagagaattaatatttaatattggttgaagtcaaaagggagaaaattcagatttttatataaatctatgaaatgaaaaatactatgtaaaataaaacatttatttcagtaaATTAGCATGGAATTGCAATGGCTGAAAATAAACAGCAACTGATAACgtcgtgggatctcgaatcgacaagccgccagaaatcgtttttattgtcactgccatccaaccgaaatcgaagtcgagatccgagaactctCACAATTACATGAGTTCAGTGTTTCTAGCTTCCTACCAATTTTGAGCCCGTGTTTCGGTAGACCAAcgacctgtttgaagcattcggcaggagcgggcacaCTTCCGGGCTCAcgtaggcactcggtccagtcgaaCAAATGGAAACTTTTGTACTGGAATAGTCCtgtcgatgtagtaaaaaattgtaattaaataacatttctcgcaaatatttacactacttacacattGAGGGGCACtgatcgccattttcaaaatcgagtttttcacaccggaaattcacgtagattgtttgacgtttggtcaattcacataaaccttatgtgatgactctatgtaTTTTAGGgggtgttcgtataacattcattttcgtcacgtaaaatattcaatttgacatctgaaaccagtttacgtgatttttcaagtaaatcgaacgtgaatttttatttgagtgtgtgTATCCACCCATCACaggcaacgttgccaggtatatcgATTTcttggtatttataccgatttttgagcTGTATACAGAAATATCGATacaaaagataaactcaagattacaatattgcatatgatccattgaaaaatgttgcgcCAGTAATCGTGAGCCAGTAGActaagtaataatgtaattttattgacccttcgTTGACTAGCTCCagaaaaatgccatggaaaaatACAAGTAAGAAAGAAAGCAAACATATATGTTTACCttcagcacataatgatttCTAGCTTCAATTGACTTtaatgcttcatgggatgataCAATaataaactaaataaattttaagtaagctgaaactgatagtgaaccgagctcatcgaggagTCCTATTCAAACGGAACCTGAAAAATCTCAGAtcactctatcttgagtttatcgggTCGGTTTGTTTAGGTATGGCAAAATGTGGCTCTAAGACCTTTTGTTTGATCACTAAAATGAGCCCCGGCTTCCATTTTCTGGTACCAAATTTATGTAGGTTCATATACAGATATGATACAGATAATTTTTTGCTCCtgatacagaattttgaaaaaattacctaGCAACTCTGATCAAAGATTTCGTATTGagtagagatgccaggtctgcagatttgactGGAAAATTTGCTTATTACTTATAAAGAATTACAGATATTtttgttgcagacttttgaaaattgagtttttatcagactttcatcaaaatttacagatttttgaagtTGTCGTGCTGTTTGTTTATGCCCGCTAAGCCAGTTTtgtgtatcatactttataaagAAATGAAAGCTCGGAGACgttttttcggatttacagaCTTACTGCAACCCTGCctaaagatatttgaaatttttacctggcatctctggtagtGAGTGCATTATCAATAAACAAAGACTGTTAATAACTGCAAGTTAGGGAATGTATATTATTTAGTCATCTAGCTAATTAAATCATTTGTATTCTTGTAAACTTGACGGTAAGTTCTCCGTTTCTTCATATAACGGTTTCTACGAGTTTTATACACAGAGTGAGTTGTTATTGCTGTACTGATTTTTGTTATAGTCTCATTCATTTTATTACTAGTGCACTTCGCAGCAATAGATCATCCGGTGACGATGGATACTTTGAATGCTGCCACTGGTGGCGATACAGTCGAAGCGGATCCAGATAGTGTCGTGGATGCATTTGAGCAAAGTACGTTATCCATTAAAAGCCCAGTTAGCGTCCAGGTTCAAGGTATTTTCAAAGTAAATATGGGAAAAACAAGTGCAGTATggttgaaaagtgtttgttctgAGTCCTAGGTCTAGCACAGCTTTTAGTAATTGGAATGAGTCATCTACGTACAACGTTGCTTATAACCTACTATCACCATATTCGCATTGTAAATTACTGATCACTGCGATGACGTAGACCGTAGCGTTACCTTTTGTAATTCTTAATAGAATATGCTTTCTCTTTATTTCTTCGTGTTACCTGTTTTTATTATCTTTTCGCCTTTGGACGTAATAAATACTACATCTTTACATTCTAGAAACTTGGAGGCGACCGAGCAGTCGTTCAGCACCAAGTGATGAAGGAGTAGAACTGTATTTCGAGATTCCATTCGCTCGTGTGATTtcgccagcagcagcagtagatgGAGGAAGCGCTTCTAGTGGTAAAAAGTATGTTATTTACGATGTCAGCGTCCTTAAAAATAGTGCAAATCATGACCCCAATCCGACAATTGTCGAACGTCGATACACACATTTTCTGAAGTTATTCAACGGTCTTAAAAAAGACAACGCGCAACTTGTGCAGAATGTGATGTTTCCTAAAAAAGTACTGATAGGAAATTTCAGCGGGGAACTCATCGGTGAACGAAGTCAAGCTTTCGAAAGCTTTCTTGATTATATAGTTTCGGTGCCTTTATTACGtgattcggaacattttctagaatttttacaaggtgaagagCTGAGTAAAGCTTGTCAGCTCCTGGACGAACGCAGAAACGAGTTTGCAGTGCCAATTTTAGAGAATACATTCCGTATACTGAACAAAATTTTCCTGGACAAATCCAAGTGTGTACTACTGTTGCTATGTCGACTTGTCGCTGCCTGTACTACATCACCTATTCCACATCCACTAGCGGAGCAATGGGCTGAATTGGCGCTTAGACGTTATGAGCATGTATGCGATACAGAACTACTAGTATTGTACATACCTTTGCTGCATACTTGTTTGCATTTGTGGTAAGAATACTATATTTAAGTTAATTCATACAGCATTTAACCTTCATTTTTCTAGGTGGCAACGTGGTCGCGATCGATCGCTGCTGGAAGAACGTTTGGATCAAATGGGTAAAAAAGGTATTAAAATTAAAGGAGGACCTACACTAGCTAAAGCCATCCACGCCCTTGATCCTAGGGCAGAAACTAcgtgaaaatacattatatagcAGTATCATACAATTATATGACATTAGTAGAATTTTTATCCTGTAAAGTGTGTTGTGATAGAGGTAAACGTATATGTTACACACGGAAAATATCgataaaaacgaataaattgAGATGGGTTTCAACAAGCTTTTCCTTTTTGCCATTATAATGCTCTAAAAGTAACGACCAACTTTATGTTCATTTAATCCATAATTTGGATGACCGCAAACTGATGTACACAGTCACATTTTTTATAAGTATTCCGAAAGCTTGAACTAAATGCTTGAttatttcacaattttcaaatgttacaatacatgtagttctttttaacttaaacataaaGTATAGTATTACAACTAAGCAATTTTATAATATTTAAATGCATTGTCCATTCAATGTTAATCATATCATGTTTAAGCAAAATAGCTAAGATAATCTCACTATCTCCGTAAATATATGAATATTCGAAGTACTGAAGAAGACATTATGTTTGCTGATATATCCGAATCATCATATTTGctaaactaaaaaataatatattcttaaaaaaaacatacacaacCTGTACAAACACTTTTCAATCTATCGCCCAAGTAAATCATTTGCTGAAACATGGAAATCTTCTACTAATGTTTAATTAAATCTGACACATGGTAGTTCCCCATGATTGatgattatgatgatgatgTAAATGAGGAACTtaaaaaattgagtaacaaaaaaacttttctaagATAAGTAACTTTCGCTCTGAATCCAGTAGTTACTGGCACCGAAGTAACCAAAAGTTTCACCATTTTTTTCATGTGCCATTGTGCTGAGTCCCTTCGATACCCTTTGCCTACGGAGAGAGAGGTAGTCCTTTTATCATCTAGCAAGGCTTGAGGAAGCTTTGGTTAACCTATCGCGTTTTCGTTCATTGATTTGTCCTCGCTATTGCTGATTTCCTTTTTGGTGTTGTTGTTACAGCAttgttggaaaaatgattttcGAGCGGAGACtcagagacccatagtgttatatactaaAAATGATacgagtgacgtaaccgacaaaacgcgttgttttttaccgcataattttctcagatatggtttagccgattttaacaagtgtaggctcgtttgaaagctactattgatttgtggatcaagttaggagatcaaatggttgttacTTTTGGATCCgcagatataatgatataagcgacgtaaccgacgaaacgcGTAGTCGAGGCTATAAGATTCCCGAAACGGAAATGCGTGATTTTTgacgctcaattttttttttcagaaatagctgagccgatttcaacacgtcaaggctcgtttgaaagctactattgagccattACTCAAGTGTGAAAATCAAATGGTAGTCGCTTTCGTTTCCGGAGGTAAGTATAAGTGACGAAACCAATTGAACGCACATTTTCATCGGCTGAATTCTCTCGGATATGACTCAACGAATTTTGATAAACTttggcttatttgaaagctagaaATGTTGATGAAATTAAACTTGGTAGGGTTATGGCGAATAATTTCGGTTCTATAGATGTATGTATatcttatatgtgacgtaaccggcaAATCCGTGTTTTTTAATGCATCAAAATTTCTCGAAAGATTCAGTCTCATTGAAAGATACTATTAGTTTATTcgataagctcacaatactaatggccgagaatcttataaatgttttattgagACTATTCAAATGGcaagagaaaagcattatcacaccattaggtggattaagaagggttttgggaTTGTTGGTGTATGTGTTTGTCGTGACAGATGAAGCTTATAGCATTTTATTGTTGTGAATTTTAGTTTCATAAGTGCTAATAGTATAGTACTATAGCTGTAGTAGATGTTTTGCTAGATCCCAACGTTTTTATTCGATACTGTCCgctattttgtagctgtaaaacctgatGTTGGGTATTTTATATGTGAAAAGTGTGtgcaagtttaaaaaaaaaattggttaagtAGATTTctaaatgacgatggacacggacttatAAAAcgtgatttcgaaaaaaaagcgTTTGAAGTttatgtctataaaatcaaagaaaacaattattcattttattaatcAAAGCAGAACTCCCGGGTctcatcagttcgctttcacatctcatccaagtcagtcgataaaacaaaaccgcttacgtgcGGGACAGAAGAATAGAACGacttcgaaatgagtgaaccaaacgaacaaaagctaccgccgacacgaaagaatacaattgttgttgacttcaggcagtgcaaaattcgaccttcgatacgagaactagaagttttgcttaaggagcaaatgcatcttgacattaaacgtgtgcatttacttcattgcaataagacaaataatgttatttacatccagtttaataaagagttggatgcaattcaattctcaaaagacaataacaatgtgcactatgtgaagcacgagaacattaagtacaacattccagtatatatggaagatagtgctatagaagtgcgtgtgcatgatcttccctcaagcgtcaccgattcatatattcccaaaactatgtcccaatacggagagattctctctatcacaaaagaaaagtggaagatttttttccccggtattctaaatggcgtacgtttattacgcatatacttgaagaaggctataccttcttatgtgattttcggtcaagatacaagaattacgtgcaaatcacttgttacctatgacaatcagatggccacatgtcaatattgccaaaaagctgttcactacggtaagccatgtgaaaactggacaaggaggcaactacaccaaaggacaacgatgcttccaagcaaccccagtacacctgtgacagccaccaacaacaatgaagcacccccttcaacgaatccacagttcgacgtgaacatttcataagggcacataaaccaatgagaaatcctcttagtttactttctcttctgttaataacacctaaattttgacgttcatttaccaaatttgcatatagaatgagagaaaatatctccagctttgtaatagtatcatacatgtaacgaacaattcgacgtcaacatttcaaaaggaactaaaaacaattgacagattctctttgtttactttctctttcgattatatctgcgttattatacaaacgttcgttacatatttggtactgttggaaacatggggatattgtctttcattctacacgaatactttgtaggtacatgtgaaaattaaggagatattcacaaaagagaaagtaaacaaagagaaactctcattggtttatgtgctcttatgaaatgttgacatcgaattgcgtaataacgcagatataatcaaaagagaaagtaaacaaagagaatctgtcaattgttttaatgCCCTTTTTGAATGTTCACGTCGAGTTGTGGAGCGCTCGAGGccgaaaattgatttttactcTATGAAGCAAGACGGAATAATCAATCCTATCTCGAACAACTCTACCGTTGTTTTTGCTtgacaaccaaaaaaaatccAGATCTAACCCGAATTGTGCGTGTTTAACTTATCCCAAGCCCCGCTGTCTGGCAGTGGTTTATAGAAGAAAGATATTTCCTagtgttttgtttatacatCCAAATAATTTTATTCCAGGACTCAAGGAGATATaattccgatgacccatttcgtatacagagcaaacCGTGTTCCGAGGTCACAGTTCCATTGACCAACTCCGCCTCAAAGCAATGTTTGCAGCAATTGGAATCAATCATTACAAAAAAACTTTAGATCCCTTGCAAATGGCAAGCAATTGACgcatatttaaaataataattatcgcATTTCGAAGGGGTTATTACATACTTATGAGCACGTAGTTATCTAACCTTTTGACGACCACAAATCCAGATCTAACCCCAATTACTTTCAAAATCCAATAGACAGCAATCGGGGTCAAAATTGAGCTGGTACCATATATTCCAAACAATTGAACAGATCCCG
This genomic window contains:
- the LOC131430921 gene encoding sorting nexin-20 isoform X3, giving the protein MHFAAIDHPVTMDTLNAATGGDTVEADPDSVVDAFEQKTWRRPSSRSAPSDEGVELYFEIPFARVISPAAAVDGGSASSGKKYVIYDVSVLKNSANHDPNPTIVERRYTHFLKLFNGLKKDNAQLVQNVMFPKKVLIGNFSGELIGERSQAFESFLDYIVSVPLLRDSEHFLEFLQGEELSKACQLLDERRNEFAVPILENTFRILNKIFLDKSKCVLLLLCRLVAACTTSPIPHPLAEQWAELALRRYEHVCDTELLVLYIPLLHTCLHLWWQRGRDRSLLEERLDQMGKKGIKIKGGPTLAKAIHALDPRAETT
- the LOC131430921 gene encoding sorting nexin-20 isoform X1; this translates as MHFAAIDHPVTMDTLNAATGGDTVEADPDSVVDAFEQSTLSIKSPVSVQVQETWRRPSSRSAPSDEGVELYFEIPFARVISPAAAVDGGSASSGKKYVIYDVSVLKNSANHDPNPTIVERRYTHFLKLFNGLKKDNAQLVQNVMFPKKVLIGNFSGELIGERSQAFESFLDYIVSVPLLRDSEHFLEFLQGEELSKACQLLDERRNEFAVPILENTFRILNKIFLDKSKCVLLLLCRLVAACTTSPIPHPLAEQWAELALRRYEHVCDTELLVLYIPLLHTCLHLWWQRGRDRSLLEERLDQMGKKGIKIKGGPTLAKAIHALDPRAETT
- the LOC131430921 gene encoding sorting nexin-20 isoform X2, yielding MDTLNAATGGDTVEADPDSVVDAFEQSTLSIKSPVSVQVQETWRRPSSRSAPSDEGVELYFEIPFARVISPAAAVDGGSASSGKKYVIYDVSVLKNSANHDPNPTIVERRYTHFLKLFNGLKKDNAQLVQNVMFPKKVLIGNFSGELIGERSQAFESFLDYIVSVPLLRDSEHFLEFLQGEELSKACQLLDERRNEFAVPILENTFRILNKIFLDKSKCVLLLLCRLVAACTTSPIPHPLAEQWAELALRRYEHVCDTELLVLYIPLLHTCLHLWWQRGRDRSLLEERLDQMGKKGIKIKGGPTLAKAIHALDPRAETT
- the LOC131430921 gene encoding sorting nexin-20 isoform X4, with protein sequence MDTLNAATGGDTVEADPDSVVDAFEQKTWRRPSSRSAPSDEGVELYFEIPFARVISPAAAVDGGSASSGKKYVIYDVSVLKNSANHDPNPTIVERRYTHFLKLFNGLKKDNAQLVQNVMFPKKVLIGNFSGELIGERSQAFESFLDYIVSVPLLRDSEHFLEFLQGEELSKACQLLDERRNEFAVPILENTFRILNKIFLDKSKCVLLLLCRLVAACTTSPIPHPLAEQWAELALRRYEHVCDTELLVLYIPLLHTCLHLWWQRGRDRSLLEERLDQMGKKGIKIKGGPTLAKAIHALDPRAETT